The following coding sequences are from one Verrucosispora sp. WMMD573 window:
- a CDS encoding DUF6232 family protein has translation MALYYRDDAVQVTSEAIRAGGHVIPITEVTYVWHAKGRTTLAVRGRVIGRGVLVLLLSLPPLVGLVCVLSLAWSAQDRGEWLPALVVLAACVIVPLAFVPFLEIPLGWLDRSYERGNRVLELWVQYRRQEVLVLRTPDALRFGQIYRAVQRAVEQQGDG, from the coding sequence ATGGCGCTCTATTACCGGGACGACGCGGTGCAGGTGACCTCCGAGGCGATCCGGGCCGGTGGGCACGTCATTCCGATCACCGAGGTCACCTACGTCTGGCATGCCAAGGGGCGCACCACCCTCGCCGTACGAGGGCGGGTCATCGGTCGGGGCGTCCTGGTGCTGCTGCTGTCGCTGCCCCCACTGGTGGGGCTGGTCTGTGTGCTCTCGCTGGCCTGGTCCGCACAGGACCGGGGCGAGTGGCTGCCGGCGCTGGTCGTGCTCGCCGCGTGCGTCATCGTGCCGCTCGCCTTCGTCCCGTTCCTGGAGATACCCCTCGGCTGGCTGGACCGCTCCTACGAGCGCGGCAACCGGGTCCTGGAGCTGTGGGTGCAGTACCGGCGGCAGGAGGTGCTGGTGCTACGCACACCGGACGCGCTGCGGTTCGGCCAGATCTACCGGGCGGTGCAGCGCGCCGTCGAGCAGCAGGGCGATGGTTGA
- a CDS encoding ROK family transcriptional regulator, with protein sequence MSATRLPGTPRLLRALNDRAALELLLEQGPLTRARIGELTGLSKVTASQLVERLEERGLVTRVGEQAGGRGPNAQLYAVHPGSAHVVGVDVGPERVVAACADITGTVLGRVEQSTQDTDDPVGVVHNAVVRVAGSAGAQLSSVRRIVLGTPGLVDPGTGDITFAYNLPRWHRGLLAALRDDLDTPVVFENDVNLAAVAEAQSGAAQGLADFVLVWVGAGVGLAIMLGGRLHHGSSGAAGEIGYLPVPGAPIPRDVSRRAKPAFQQLAGADAISALARDHGYPDAAADAVRAAIAAGAAGGPMLDEVARRLALGVASTCVVLDPPLVVLAGEVGQAGGAALAERVQHEVAAITLVRPRVVPTGLTEEPILHGALRTALDAVRDEVFGSTVT encoded by the coding sequence ATGAGTGCGACCCGGCTGCCCGGCACCCCACGTCTGTTGCGGGCCCTCAACGACCGCGCGGCGCTGGAACTGCTGCTGGAGCAGGGGCCACTGACCCGGGCCCGGATCGGCGAGCTGACCGGCCTGTCCAAGGTCACCGCCTCGCAACTGGTGGAGCGGCTGGAGGAACGCGGACTGGTCACCCGCGTCGGCGAGCAGGCCGGCGGGCGAGGCCCGAACGCCCAGCTCTACGCCGTACACCCCGGCAGCGCACACGTGGTCGGCGTCGATGTGGGCCCGGAGCGGGTGGTGGCCGCCTGCGCCGACATCACCGGCACGGTCCTCGGCCGGGTCGAACAGTCCACCCAGGACACCGACGACCCGGTCGGCGTGGTGCACAACGCGGTCGTCCGGGTGGCCGGCAGCGCCGGGGCGCAGCTGTCGAGCGTTCGCCGGATCGTGCTGGGCACCCCCGGCCTGGTCGACCCGGGCACCGGCGACATCACCTTCGCGTACAACCTGCCCCGCTGGCATCGTGGTCTGCTCGCCGCGTTGCGGGACGACCTGGACACCCCGGTCGTCTTCGAGAACGACGTGAACCTGGCCGCGGTGGCCGAGGCGCAGTCCGGTGCGGCCCAGGGCCTGGCGGACTTCGTCCTGGTCTGGGTCGGTGCCGGCGTCGGTCTGGCGATCATGTTGGGCGGACGGCTACACCATGGCAGCAGCGGCGCGGCCGGTGAGATCGGCTACCTGCCCGTGCCCGGCGCACCCATCCCACGCGACGTCTCGCGTCGAGCGAAGCCCGCCTTCCAGCAGTTGGCCGGCGCGGACGCGATCAGCGCCCTGGCCCGGGACCACGGCTACCCGGACGCCGCGGCCGACGCGGTCCGGGCCGCGATCGCTGCCGGCGCCGCGGGCGGGCCGATGCTCGACGAGGTGGCCCGCCGGCTCGCCCTCGGCGTGGCGAGCACCTGCGTGGTGCTCGACCCGCCGCTCGTGGTGCTCGCCGGTGAGGTGGGGCAGGCCGGCGGCGCGGCCCTGGCCGAGCGGGTGCAGCACGAGGTCGCCGCGATCACCCTGGTACGCCCCCGGGTGGTGCCGACCGGCCTGACCGAGGAGCCGATCCTGCACGGTGCCCTGCGCACGGCGCTGGACGCCGTCCGCGACGAGGTCTTCGGCTCCACAGTCACCTGA
- a CDS encoding TetR family transcriptional regulator C-terminal domain-containing protein — MLHAGIDVLTPLHEFAASFFKTAAEPTSPLSPFSAESSGPREAAIDLYAEVLAGSTAKIDAELRPQLPELLWLAYMGMVLFWVYDRSPGQTRTREPIDGAVPLVDRLVRLSRLRVLRPVTQQVISLIHTLRHRPKRAGKGTPSQVKSTIGQQQDGGGGLPSGFWIRSVIGIEA; from the coding sequence GTGCTGCACGCGGGCATCGACGTGCTGACCCCGTTACACGAGTTCGCGGCGAGCTTCTTCAAGACCGCTGCGGAACCCACCTCCCCGCTGAGCCCCTTCTCCGCGGAGTCCTCCGGGCCCCGCGAGGCCGCCATCGACCTCTACGCCGAGGTGTTGGCCGGCTCCACCGCCAAGATCGACGCGGAGCTGCGCCCGCAGCTGCCCGAGCTGCTCTGGCTCGCCTACATGGGAATGGTGCTCTTCTGGGTCTACGACCGCTCGCCGGGACAGACCCGGACCCGGGAGCCGATCGACGGCGCGGTGCCGCTCGTCGACCGACTGGTGAGGCTCTCGCGACTACGCGTACTGCGGCCGGTGACCCAACAGGTCATCAGCCTGATCCACACCCTGCGTCACCGACCGAAGCGAGCGGGGAAAGGCACTCCTTCCCAGGTCAAGTCCACAATTGGACAGCAACAAGACGGTGGCGGCGGCTTGCCGAGCGGGTTCTGGATACGTAGCGTGATCGGCATTGAAGCCTGA
- a CDS encoding GNAT family N-acetyltransferase, translating into MLDRRLHLHLATWLGQWPAGPGLHVVGSGRRTRPAWDGRPRPAIAVHAGASGVLSVAPDRVATVRELARHPDGLLNALPNAVGYPSWVVHDDVFRWSVAPTALPDVGEWVPPTTAGLPSWLRLFDRSVLIVRDHRGRYLAGVGIKRHDRHGHELAVGTVPAARGRGLARRLVAQAARRVLDDGAVPTYLHDRRNGASARVAEAAGFLDRGWRSYGVYPS; encoded by the coding sequence ATGCTCGACCGGCGGCTCCACCTTCACCTGGCGACCTGGTTGGGACAGTGGCCGGCCGGCCCGGGCCTGCACGTGGTCGGGTCCGGGCGGCGCACCCGACCCGCCTGGGACGGCCGGCCGCGCCCCGCCATCGCGGTCCACGCCGGAGCCAGCGGCGTGCTTTCCGTGGCGCCCGATCGGGTCGCGACCGTCCGTGAGCTGGCGCGGCATCCGGACGGTCTGCTTAACGCGTTGCCGAACGCCGTCGGCTATCCGAGTTGGGTGGTGCACGACGACGTGTTCCGGTGGAGTGTGGCGCCGACGGCACTGCCGGACGTCGGCGAGTGGGTGCCGCCCACCACCGCCGGCCTGCCCTCCTGGCTGCGGCTGTTCGACCGGTCGGTGCTCATCGTGCGCGACCACCGGGGTCGCTATCTGGCCGGCGTCGGGATCAAGCGGCATGACCGGCACGGACACGAGTTGGCGGTGGGCACCGTCCCGGCGGCTCGCGGGCGCGGGCTGGCTCGGCGGCTGGTGGCCCAGGCGGCCCGCCGAGTGCTCGACGACGGCGCCGTCCCCACCTACCTGCACGACCGGCGCAACGGCGCCTCGGCGCGGGTGGCGGAGGCTGCTGGATTCCTCGACCGCGGCTGGCGGTCCTACGGCGTCTACCCGAGCTGA
- a CDS encoding helix-turn-helix domain-containing protein has translation MEPVDRSVAVLAYPGMSGFETGIVTEVFGLPRPELDVPWYDLRLCAERPGPVPLLGGASLHSPYGLDVLAAAATVIVPGVPDVHGTPSPELVAALRLAHRAGARLLSICSGAFALAGAGLLDGRRAATHWRYADLLARRYPRVTVDAEVLYLDDGDILTSAGSAAGLDLCVHVVRRDHGSVVANAVARRLVIPPHRDGGQAQFIEAPVTLDPDDDRIAGSLDWALAHLTEPLTVARLARQAHMSTRTYLRHFARATGTSPIRWLVEQRVRASLALLETTDAPVGQIATAVGFDAAVTYRHHFTRAMRTSPSAYRRAFRTGDAAARSVPVTPPRR, from the coding sequence ATGGAACCGGTCGACCGTAGCGTGGCCGTGCTCGCGTACCCCGGTATGTCGGGTTTCGAGACCGGCATCGTCACGGAGGTCTTCGGGCTGCCCCGGCCGGAACTCGACGTGCCCTGGTACGACCTGCGACTCTGCGCGGAACGGCCTGGCCCCGTTCCGCTGCTCGGCGGCGCCAGCCTGCACAGCCCGTACGGCCTCGACGTGCTGGCCGCCGCCGCGACCGTCATCGTTCCCGGCGTGCCCGACGTGCACGGCACACCGTCGCCGGAACTGGTCGCGGCGCTGCGTCTGGCCCACCGAGCCGGGGCCCGGCTGCTGTCCATCTGTTCGGGCGCCTTCGCGCTGGCCGGTGCCGGGCTGCTCGACGGTCGACGGGCCGCCACCCACTGGCGGTACGCGGACCTGCTGGCCCGCCGGTACCCACGGGTCACGGTCGACGCCGAGGTGCTGTATCTCGACGACGGGGACATCCTCACCAGCGCTGGCAGCGCCGCCGGCCTTGACCTGTGCGTACACGTGGTGCGACGGGACCACGGCTCGGTCGTGGCCAACGCGGTGGCCCGCCGGCTGGTGATTCCGCCGCACCGCGACGGCGGCCAGGCCCAGTTCATCGAGGCGCCGGTGACGCTGGACCCGGACGACGACCGGATCGCCGGCAGCCTCGACTGGGCGCTGGCCCACCTGACGGAGCCGCTCACGGTGGCCCGGCTGGCCCGCCAGGCGCACATGTCGACCCGTACCTACCTGCGGCATTTCGCGAGAGCCACCGGCACCAGCCCCATCCGGTGGCTGGTCGAGCAACGGGTGCGGGCCAGCCTGGCGCTGCTGGAAACGACCGATGCACCGGTCGGGCAGATCGCCACGGCCGTCGGCTTCGACGCCGCGGTCACCTACCGTCACCACTTCACCCGGGCGATGCGGACCTCACCGTCGGCGTACCGCCGCGCGTTCCGTACCGGTGACGCCGCCGCGCGTTCCGTACCGGTGACGCCGCCGCGCAGGTGA
- a CDS encoding DNA repair protein, with protein sequence MQKQPQDRDEQDPERAWRHHRLAGRFPAQAAYRGHRARSGTLSWRELDSLPAGPVRHHLNPH encoded by the coding sequence ATGCAGAAACAGCCGCAGGACCGTGATGAGCAGGACCCCGAGCGCGCCTGGCGCCACCACCGGCTCGCCGGCCGCTTTCCGGCCCAGGCGGCGTACCGCGGTCACCGCGCCCGTTCCGGCACGCTCTCCTGGCGCGAGCTGGACAGCCTGCCCGCCGGCCCCGTTCGGCACCACCTGAACCCGCACTGA
- a CDS encoding ABC transporter ATP-binding protein, which translates to MTGDLIPGAAGAAPAPSPVDADLVVSLDGVAVRRSGTALLHDVDWRVELDERWVVLGPNGAGKTTLLNIASGRLHPTTGTAHVLGERIGRTDVMELRTRIGLSTAALAERLPAQERVVDVVMTAAWSVVGRWRESYDPADEARARALLDQLGVSALADRAYGTLSEGERKRTQIARALMTDPELLLLDEPAAGLDLGGREDLVARLAGLAQDPDAPALVLVTHHVEEIPPGFTHALLLRDGAVMAQGLLRDTLTADNLTKTFGLPLLVERNGDRYTARAA; encoded by the coding sequence GTGACTGGTGACCTGATCCCTGGCGCCGCCGGCGCCGCACCCGCCCCCTCGCCCGTGGACGCGGATCTGGTGGTCAGCCTCGACGGCGTCGCCGTACGCCGGTCCGGCACCGCCCTGCTGCACGACGTCGACTGGCGGGTGGAACTGGACGAGCGCTGGGTGGTGCTGGGGCCCAACGGCGCCGGCAAGACCACCCTGCTCAACATCGCCTCCGGACGCCTGCACCCGACCACCGGCACCGCGCACGTGCTGGGTGAGCGGATCGGCCGCACCGACGTCATGGAGCTGCGGACCCGGATCGGCCTGTCCACCGCCGCGCTGGCCGAGCGGTTGCCCGCCCAGGAGCGGGTCGTCGACGTGGTGATGACCGCCGCCTGGTCGGTGGTCGGTCGGTGGCGGGAGAGCTACGACCCGGCCGACGAGGCCCGCGCTCGGGCGTTGCTCGACCAACTGGGCGTCAGCGCGTTGGCCGACCGGGCGTACGGCACCCTGTCGGAGGGGGAGCGCAAGCGGACGCAGATCGCCCGGGCGCTGATGACCGACCCGGAGCTGCTGCTGCTCGACGAGCCGGCGGCCGGGCTGGACCTGGGCGGCCGGGAGGACCTGGTCGCCCGCCTGGCCGGCCTGGCGCAGGATCCGGACGCGCCGGCGTTGGTGCTGGTCACCCACCACGTCGAGGAGATTCCCCCCGGGTTCACCCACGCGCTGCTGCTGCGCGACGGCGCCGTGATGGCGCAGGGCCTGCTGCGGGACACTCTCACCGCCGACAACCTCACCAAGACCTTCGGGCTGCCGCTGCTCGTCGAGCGCAACGGCGACCGCTACACCGCTCGCGCCGCCTGA
- a CDS encoding Clp protease N-terminal domain-containing protein gives MTEPVQMNNPVRLDDLIQAIKQAHSDALDQLSGAVMVADHIGEVADHLIGHFVDQARRSGASWTEIGRSMGVSKQAAQKRFVGAAMDPQEGFQRFTPRARNVVIASQNEAKAAGNAEITPTHLVLGLLAEPEALAAKALAASGVSADAVREAATAALPPPSDEVPELIPYDTAGKKALELTFREALRLGHNYIGTEHILLALLEQENGEGVLTGLGVDKAATEANIAAALAKLRTFE, from the coding sequence ATGACTGAACCCGTGCAGATGAACAACCCCGTCCGGCTCGACGACCTGATCCAGGCCATCAAGCAGGCCCACTCCGACGCCCTTGATCAACTGTCCGGCGCGGTGATGGTGGCCGACCACATCGGTGAGGTGGCCGACCACCTGATCGGCCACTTCGTGGACCAGGCCCGGCGCTCCGGAGCGTCCTGGACCGAGATCGGCCGGAGCATGGGAGTGAGCAAGCAGGCCGCCCAGAAGCGCTTCGTCGGTGCGGCGATGGACCCTCAGGAGGGCTTCCAGCGGTTCACGCCCCGAGCCCGCAACGTGGTGATCGCCTCGCAGAACGAGGCGAAGGCCGCCGGCAACGCCGAGATCACCCCGACCCACCTGGTGCTCGGACTGCTGGCCGAGCCGGAGGCGCTGGCCGCGAAGGCGCTGGCCGCCAGTGGTGTCTCGGCCGACGCGGTACGGGAGGCCGCCACCGCCGCGCTGCCGCCGCCGTCGGACGAGGTTCCCGAGCTGATTCCGTACGACACCGCAGGCAAGAAGGCGCTGGAATTGACCTTCCGTGAGGCGTTGCGGCTCGGGCACAACTACATCGGTACCGAGCACATCCTGCTGGCCCTGTTGGAACAGGAGAACGGCGAGGGTGTGCTCACCGGCCTCGGGGTGGACAAGGCTGCCACCGAGGCGAACATCGCGGCGGCCCTGGCCAAACTGCGGACGTTCGAATAG
- a CDS encoding DUF6232 family protein, which translates to MVTYYDDRSVRVTSAAVTVEGRVYPLPEISEIWHQHGTRSWRVLAGRGAIGAALVAPLVAAAAGVALAIRLDRSATVTIAIVGASVLVGLAIGPVADFLFEHLDRSYARGSRQREVWIRWRGGPVQLLRTPDALRFGQIYRAVQRAMEVGRPIPPRRR; encoded by the coding sequence GTGGTCACCTACTACGACGACCGGTCGGTGCGGGTCACCTCGGCCGCCGTGACCGTCGAGGGCCGGGTCTACCCCCTGCCCGAGATCAGCGAGATCTGGCACCAGCACGGCACCCGCTCCTGGCGGGTGCTGGCCGGGCGGGGTGCCATCGGCGCCGCGCTCGTCGCCCCGCTGGTGGCCGCCGCTGCCGGAGTCGCGCTGGCCATCCGGCTGGACCGGTCGGCAACCGTGACGATCGCCATCGTCGGGGCGTCCGTGCTGGTCGGGCTGGCGATCGGGCCGGTCGCCGACTTCCTCTTCGAACACCTCGACCGCTCCTACGCCCGGGGCAGCCGGCAGCGGGAAGTCTGGATCCGCTGGCGGGGCGGCCCGGTGCAGTTGCTCCGCACCCCGGACGCGCTGCGGTTCGGGCAGATCTACCGCGCCGTGCAACGCGCCATGGAGGTCGGCCGCCCGATACCACCCCGTCGACGCTGA
- a CDS encoding rhodanese-like domain-containing protein has protein sequence MTRAFAVPAADPSTAVAHFLARLRFETDVADVHTDLTAGVPDLVVVDSRGDAAWAQGHLPAAVHLPTELIAERAAGAVPAGARVVTYCWGPGCDGATRAALEFARLGYPVKEMRGGYEYWVREGLPVVTATGLTHRPVDDLTAPRTAVACDC, from the coding sequence ATGACCCGAGCCTTCGCCGTACCGGCTGCCGATCCGTCCACCGCCGTCGCCCACTTCCTCGCCCGACTGCGCTTCGAGACCGACGTCGCCGACGTGCACACCGATCTCACCGCCGGCGTGCCCGACCTGGTCGTGGTCGACTCGCGCGGCGACGCGGCCTGGGCGCAGGGTCACCTGCCCGCCGCGGTACACCTGCCCACCGAACTGATCGCCGAGCGGGCCGCCGGGGCGGTGCCGGCCGGCGCGCGCGTGGTCACCTACTGCTGGGGGCCCGGGTGTGACGGCGCCACCCGGGCCGCGCTGGAATTCGCCCGGCTCGGCTACCCGGTCAAGGAGATGCGCGGCGGCTACGAGTACTGGGTCCGGGAGGGCCTGCCCGTGGTGACCGCCACCGGACTCACCCACCGGCCGGTCGACGACCTGACCGCCCCACGCACCGCCGTCGCCTGCGACTGTTGA
- a CDS encoding ribokinase, with translation MPQTRVVVVGSANMDLVATAEALPRPGETRLGTDFVTVPGGKGANQAIAAARAGAASVFLGAIGSDAFGVTLRARITAAGVDTSQLRTTYGASGVALVMVNAEGENAILVTPGANASLTDLTETELDAVRDADVLVAQLEIPVETVTRAAVAARAAGTRVVLNAAPAVPLPPELLAAVDVLVVNESEAQAYTGRGREDPRALLDLVPRAVLTLGAQGAWYGDRDGAAVHVPAVRVDTVDSTAAGDAFTGALAVAWGEGRDLADAVRWASAAGAGCVRRLGASVSLPHRVEIDQLYVPAP, from the coding sequence GTGCCACAGACCCGCGTCGTGGTGGTGGGCAGCGCCAACATGGACCTGGTCGCCACCGCCGAGGCGCTGCCCCGTCCGGGGGAGACCAGGCTCGGCACCGACTTCGTCACCGTGCCCGGGGGCAAGGGGGCCAACCAGGCCATCGCCGCCGCGAGAGCCGGTGCCGCCAGCGTCTTCCTGGGCGCGATCGGCTCGGACGCCTTCGGGGTGACCCTGCGCGCCCGGATCACCGCCGCCGGGGTCGACACCAGTCAGCTGCGCACCACCTACGGCGCATCCGGGGTGGCCCTGGTCATGGTCAACGCCGAGGGCGAGAACGCGATCCTGGTGACTCCGGGAGCCAACGCGTCACTGACCGACCTGACCGAGACCGAACTCGACGCCGTCCGCGACGCCGACGTCCTGGTCGCGCAGCTGGAGATCCCGGTGGAGACGGTGACCCGAGCGGCAGTGGCCGCCCGCGCCGCCGGTACCCGGGTGGTGCTCAACGCGGCACCGGCCGTGCCGCTTCCGCCGGAGCTGCTCGCCGCCGTGGACGTGCTGGTCGTCAACGAGAGCGAGGCGCAGGCGTACACCGGACGAGGTCGGGAGGACCCGCGTGCGCTGCTCGACCTGGTGCCCCGGGCGGTGTTGACCCTCGGCGCGCAGGGCGCCTGGTACGGCGACCGGGACGGCGCGGCGGTGCACGTGCCGGCGGTGAGGGTGGACACGGTCGACTCGACGGCCGCCGGTGACGCCTTCACCGGCGCGCTCGCGGTGGCCTGGGGTGAGGGCCGCGACCTGGCGGACGCGGTGCGCTGGGCCTCGGCCGCCGGTGCCGGCTGCGTACGCCGGCTCGGCGCCAGCGTCTCGCTGCCGCACCGGGTCGAGATCGACCAGCTGTACGTGCCCGCTCCCTGA
- a CDS encoding ATP-binding cassette domain-containing protein produces the protein MTSGVIEIEGLRKTFYSLRRGRRVAVDGFDLLVEAGQVHGFLGPNGSGKTTTLRALLGLVRADDGRRMRVLGASAPEQLPQVAGRVGAIVESPQFYGNFTGYRTLRLLALAGGVPVTRVDEVLEQVGLADRGHERVKGYSLGMKQRLAVASALLKRPELLILDELHPPGRAAALLPGGISGALRVPGRRLVHRRRPELRRSGQPAAVATPPADRARGQARHAARCGADGVGARHARLSRHLLGHRAGRRLSRADKHGLLGRVGRDLGSWVDAGAARGGDRLRHRDEGRHTAAALGAVAAYLVVWELGGRIVLQILEVARPEQLMLASYVGAWLAGEARFWDSTACRTVVDGYCDGSYTLTWQPALAVLLLLTAGLSAAAFALFRRRDLI, from the coding sequence ATGACCAGTGGGGTCATCGAGATCGAAGGTCTCCGGAAGACCTTTTACAGCCTGCGCCGTGGGCGACGGGTCGCGGTCGACGGCTTCGATCTGCTGGTCGAGGCCGGCCAGGTGCACGGCTTCCTCGGGCCGAACGGATCGGGAAAGACGACCACCCTGCGCGCGCTGCTCGGTCTCGTTCGCGCCGACGACGGGCGGCGGATGCGGGTGCTCGGCGCCAGCGCGCCGGAGCAGTTGCCCCAGGTCGCCGGCCGGGTCGGTGCGATCGTGGAGAGCCCGCAGTTCTACGGCAACTTCACCGGCTACCGGACGCTACGGCTGCTGGCCCTCGCCGGCGGCGTACCGGTCACCCGGGTCGACGAGGTGCTGGAGCAGGTTGGCCTGGCCGACCGGGGCCACGAGCGGGTCAAGGGCTACTCGCTTGGCATGAAGCAGCGACTGGCGGTGGCCTCGGCCCTGCTCAAGCGACCCGAGTTGCTGATACTTGACGAGCTTCACCCGCCAGGCCGAGCCGCTGCTCTACTTCCTGGTGGCATATCTGGTGCTCTTCGGGTTCCTGGTCGGCGCCTCGTACATCGGCGCCGACCTGAACTCCGGCGGAGTGGTCAACCTGCTGCTGTGGCGACCCCGCCGGCTGACCGTGCTCGGGGCCAAGCTCGGCACGCTGCTCGGTGCGGTGCTGACGGTGTCGGTGCTCGCCACGCTCGCCTATCTCGTCACCTTCTGGGTCATCGCGCAGGTCGCCGGCTATCCCGGGCCGACAAACACGGCCTTCTGGGCCGAGTTGGGCGCGATCTGGGGTCGTGGGTTGACGCTGGTGCTGCTCGCGGCGGCGATCGGCTTCGCCATCGCGACGAGGGCCGGCACACGGCGGCGGCGCTCGGCGCGGTGGCCGCGTACCTGGTCGTGTGGGAGCTGGGTGGGCGGATCGTGTTGCAGATCCTGGAGGTGGCCCGGCCCGAACAGCTCATGCTCGCCAGCTACGTCGGCGCGTGGCTGGCCGGCGAGGCCAGATTCTGGGACAGCACCGCCTGCCGGACCGTCGTCGACGGCTACTGCGACGGCAGCTACACGCTGACCTGGCAGCCGGCGCTGGCGGTGCTCCTGCTGCTCACCGCCGGCCTCAGCGCCGCCGCCTTCGCCCTCTTCCGCCGCCGCGACCTCATCTGA
- a CDS encoding glycoside hydrolase family 3 N-terminal domain-containing protein, whose protein sequence is MGLDPGLRRLALGTLLAAYPGPVPPGWAVDLVADGLAGHTLFGSNVHDPAQVSASTAALRSGRPDVLVAIDEEGGDVTRLAHATGSPYPGNAALGAVGDVTLTRQVYQAIGTELAGLGITLDLAPTVDVNTADDNPIIGTRSFGADPEKVAAHAAAATTGLQAAGVAACAKHFPGHGATVADSHHELPTVDVAPDLLRQRDLPPFAAVVAAGAQAVMTAHIRVPALTGDGPATFSRTVLVDLLRHEYGFDGVIVTDALEMKGAALAAGGIAPGAVRALAAGADLLCIGAKVDADLVERVAAEIVDALGDGRLERSRVEQAAGRTADLAAWTRTVDRPTATPTDLGYAAARRAVRVEGVPAGLDRSLVVHLHADSTIAEGRVPWGLGPHLGGTEQIRVVAAETDPADLLRRAAERPIVLVARHLHRLPGGPELVNALATTHPVAVVEMGWPAAWRPDGVRAFVTTYGASHANGRAAAEVLGLVR, encoded by the coding sequence GTGGGGCTTGATCCAGGACTGCGCCGGCTGGCGTTGGGCACCCTGCTGGCCGCGTACCCCGGCCCGGTCCCGCCCGGGTGGGCCGTCGACCTGGTCGCCGACGGGCTCGCCGGACACACCCTGTTCGGCAGCAACGTGCACGATCCGGCGCAGGTGTCGGCGAGTACGGCGGCGTTGCGGAGCGGCCGGCCCGACGTACTGGTCGCCATCGACGAGGAGGGCGGCGACGTCACCCGGCTGGCACACGCCACCGGCAGCCCGTACCCGGGCAACGCCGCACTCGGCGCGGTCGGCGACGTGACGCTGACCCGCCAGGTCTACCAGGCCATCGGCACCGAGCTGGCCGGCCTGGGCATCACCCTCGACCTGGCGCCCACGGTCGACGTCAACACCGCAGACGACAACCCGATCATCGGCACCCGGTCCTTCGGCGCCGACCCGGAGAAGGTCGCCGCGCACGCCGCCGCCGCGACCACCGGGCTCCAGGCCGCCGGGGTGGCGGCCTGCGCCAAGCACTTCCCCGGCCACGGTGCGACGGTGGCGGACTCCCACCACGAACTGCCCACCGTGGACGTCGCACCCGACCTGCTGCGCCAGCGGGATCTGCCGCCGTTCGCCGCGGTGGTCGCCGCCGGAGCGCAGGCGGTGATGACCGCACATATCCGGGTACCCGCGCTGACCGGAGACGGGCCCGCCACGTTCAGCCGGACCGTGCTGGTGGACCTGCTGCGCCACGAGTACGGCTTCGACGGCGTCATCGTCACCGACGCGCTGGAGATGAAGGGCGCGGCCCTGGCCGCCGGAGGTATCGCCCCCGGCGCGGTACGCGCCCTCGCCGCCGGCGCCGACCTGCTCTGCATCGGCGCCAAGGTCGACGCCGACCTGGTCGAGCGGGTCGCCGCCGAGATCGTGGACGCACTCGGCGACGGACGCCTGGAACGGTCCCGCGTCGAACAGGCCGCCGGCCGCACCGCGGACCTCGCCGCCTGGACGCGGACCGTCGATCGCCCCACCGCGACCCCCACCGACCTGGGGTACGCGGCGGCCCGCCGAGCCGTGCGGGTGGAGGGCGTGCCGGCCGGGCTCGACCGGTCGCTCGTGGTGCACCTGCACGCCGACTCGACCATCGCCGAGGGCCGGGTGCCGTGGGGGCTCGGCCCACACCTGGGCGGCACCGAGCAGATCCGGGTGGTGGCCGCCGAGACGGACCCGGCCGACCTGCTGCGACGCGCCGCCGAGCGTCCGATCGTCCTGGTCGCCCGTCATCTGCACCGGCTGCCCGGCGGCCCGGAGCTGGTAAACGCGCTGGCCACCACGCATCCGGTGGCCGTGGTGGAGATGGGCTGGCCGGCCGCCTGGCGGCCTGACGGCGTCCGGGCCTTCGTCACCACATACGGCGCGAGCCACGCCAACGGCCGCGCCGCCGCCGAGGTACTCGGCCTGGTCCGTTAA